From Actinosynnema mirum DSM 43827, a single genomic window includes:
- a CDS encoding excalibur calcium-binding domain-containing protein translates to MSANHGNDQNGGAPGYGVPDDNAGYGTPGYGVPGYGAPDYGYGPQATAYTPPPQAKSGLKGKWSAMSRMKKTGTVAGGIFVALILIGALGDPPPADSTRAAATASATATTTSTTTTTTTAPTTTTPPPVTVAEVADGRSVAVAGGRVLVLAGLAQPGECWAQQAVDFLKSTVAGKELAQVGGQLLLPDGSDVSLLALSQGVAKALPEASAAHNAAQAAAQKAGLGLWGAPCGGSDAKPAPTTTTQAPAPQPNPQPNPQPQPNPQPNPQPAPQPEPQPAPSAYYANCAAVKAAGAAPLYAGSPGYSSKLDRDGDGVACEK, encoded by the coding sequence ATGAGCGCCAACCACGGCAACGACCAGAACGGCGGCGCGCCCGGCTACGGCGTCCCCGACGACAACGCGGGCTACGGCACGCCCGGCTACGGCGTTCCCGGCTACGGGGCGCCCGACTACGGCTACGGCCCCCAGGCCACCGCCTACACCCCGCCGCCGCAGGCCAAGAGCGGTCTGAAGGGCAAGTGGTCGGCGATGTCGCGCATGAAGAAGACCGGCACGGTGGCGGGCGGGATCTTCGTCGCCCTGATCCTGATCGGCGCGCTCGGCGACCCGCCGCCCGCCGACAGCACCAGGGCGGCGGCGACCGCGAGCGCCACCGCGACCACCACCAGCACCACGACGACCACCACGACGGCCCCGACCACCACGACGCCTCCCCCGGTGACGGTGGCCGAGGTGGCGGACGGCCGCTCGGTCGCGGTCGCGGGCGGGCGGGTGCTGGTGCTGGCCGGGCTGGCCCAGCCGGGCGAGTGCTGGGCGCAGCAGGCGGTGGACTTCCTCAAGTCGACCGTGGCGGGCAAGGAGTTGGCGCAGGTCGGCGGTCAGCTGCTGCTGCCGGACGGCAGCGACGTGTCCCTGCTCGCGCTGTCCCAGGGGGTGGCGAAGGCGCTGCCGGAGGCGAGCGCCGCGCACAACGCGGCCCAGGCGGCGGCCCAGAAGGCGGGCCTCGGCCTGTGGGGCGCGCCCTGCGGCGGTTCGGACGCCAAGCCCGCCCCGACGACCACCACGCAGGCCCCGGCTCCCCAGCCGAACCCCCAGCCCAACCCGCAGCCGCAGCCCAACCCGCAGCCCAACCCCCAGCCCGCGCCCCAGCCGGAGCCCCAGCCCGCACCGAGCGCCTACTACGCGAACTGCGCGGCGGTGAAGGCCGCGGGCGCGGCGCCGCTGTACGCCGGGTCCCCCGGCTACTCGTCCAAGCTGGACCGCGACGGTGACGGGGTGGCCTGTGAGAAGTGA
- a CDS encoding thermonuclease family protein, giving the protein MESTALVRRTPLRLLLLVPALLLTACAAQPLAAPAVPAPAAEDAAPDAAERWDRSGAWSTPSPAQPDPADLAPARASGVVDARTIAVAGGGSVRLLGLAEPGACWSRAAADFLGSLVAQKDLALDGASVRLPGGTDLSAQLVSQGMARAEPDAASTLTRAEAAARKAGLGLWGAPCGGSDSVVTTPAPTTRALARCTANTSTTPAGLPGSPVLDHDTDGVACA; this is encoded by the coding sequence ATGGAGAGCACCGCGCTGGTCCGCAGGACGCCGCTCCGGCTACTGCTGCTGGTCCCCGCCCTGCTGCTGACGGCCTGCGCCGCGCAGCCGCTCGCCGCTCCCGCAGTGCCCGCGCCGGCCGCCGAGGACGCCGCCCCGGACGCCGCCGAGCGGTGGGACCGGTCCGGGGCGTGGTCGACCCCCTCCCCCGCGCAGCCCGACCCCGCCGACCTCGCGCCCGCCCGCGCCTCGGGGGTCGTCGACGCCCGCACGATCGCCGTGGCGGGCGGCGGCTCGGTCCGGCTGCTGGGGCTGGCCGAGCCCGGCGCCTGCTGGTCGCGCGCGGCGGCCGACTTCCTCGGCTCGCTGGTGGCGCAGAAGGACTTGGCGCTCGACGGCGCGTCCGTGCGCCTGCCCGGCGGGACCGACCTGTCCGCCCAGCTCGTCAGCCAGGGCATGGCTCGCGCCGAACCGGACGCGGCCAGCACCCTGACCCGCGCCGAGGCCGCCGCCAGGAAGGCGGGCCTCGGCCTGTGGGGCGCGCCGTGCGGCGGCTCCGACTCGGTGGTGACGACGCCCGCGCCGACCACGCGCGCCCTGGCGCGGTGCACCGCGAACACCTCCACGACCCCCGCCGGCCTGCCCGGCTCACCAGTTCTCGACCACGACACGGATGGGGTGGCCTGCGCATGA
- a CDS encoding DUF4442 domain-containing protein, which yields MDPSLVADAMRKSVPWVQTNGVEFTEVGVDRVVAALPDRPESRNHVGGPHAAMLFGVGETASGAVVMAAFGGHLDRATPLVARAEIAYRKLALGPLTAEAVLERPAADVVAELEGGQRPEFPVRVSVRDAEGVVTTELVVTWTLKPQR from the coding sequence ATGGATCCCTCGCTCGTCGCGGACGCGATGCGGAAGTCAGTGCCGTGGGTGCAGACCAACGGCGTGGAGTTCACCGAGGTCGGCGTGGACCGCGTGGTCGCGGCCCTTCCCGACCGGCCGGAGTCCCGGAACCACGTGGGCGGGCCCCACGCGGCCATGCTGTTCGGGGTCGGCGAGACCGCCTCCGGCGCCGTGGTGATGGCGGCGTTCGGCGGCCACCTGGACCGGGCGACGCCGCTCGTGGCGCGCGCGGAGATCGCCTACCGCAAGCTCGCGCTCGGCCCGCTCACGGCGGAGGCGGTGCTGGAGCGGCCCGCCGCCGACGTGGTCGCCGAGCTGGAGGGCGGGCAGCGGCCGGAGTTCCCGGTGCGGGTGTCGGTGCGCGACGCCGAAGGCGTGGTCACCACCGAACTGGTGGTGACGTGGACCCTCAAGCCGCAACGATGA
- a CDS encoding MarR family winged helix-turn-helix transcriptional regulator codes for MTTPEDAHGGGRSDEALADRFGTALVRLNKMHAALSASLSKAGIDKASFVLLANLAQMGPSRASALAEAVFSDPSTVSRQVAGLVKDGLVERRADPDDGRASVLAVTDNGLSLLHERRRVRNAALARLFSDWSTHDWTTFVEHFERFVEGYEKALPDFIAEGGQGPRSEGEK; via the coding sequence ATGACGACGCCCGAGGACGCCCACGGGGGCGGGCGGTCCGACGAGGCGCTCGCCGACCGCTTCGGCACGGCACTCGTTCGGCTGAACAAGATGCACGCCGCGCTCTCCGCCAGCCTCAGCAAGGCGGGCATCGACAAGGCCTCCTTCGTCCTCCTCGCCAACCTGGCGCAGATGGGCCCGTCCCGCGCGAGCGCGCTGGCGGAGGCGGTCTTCTCGGACCCGTCCACGGTCAGCCGCCAGGTCGCCGGGCTGGTCAAGGACGGGCTGGTGGAGCGCAGGGCGGACCCCGACGACGGCCGGGCGAGCGTGCTCGCCGTGACCGACAATGGGTTGTCCCTCCTGCACGAGCGGCGACGGGTGCGCAACGCGGCGCTGGCCCGCCTCTTCTCGGACTGGTCCACCCACGACTGGACCACGTTCGTCGAGCACTTCGAGCGCTTCGTCGAGGGATACGAGAAAGCGCTCCCGGATTTCATCGCAGAGGGCGGACAGGGGCCGCGCTCCGAAGGGGAGAAGTGA
- a CDS encoding MDR family MFS transporter codes for MSETTTQAGATPPGAALLTHRQILTILSGLLMGMFLAALDQMIVATAMKTIADHLNGQTIQAWATTAYLITSTITTPLYGKLSDIYGRKPMYLTAISMFLVGSLLCGIANSMYELAAFRAVQGLGAGGLMSLAFAILADITSPRERSRYAGYFMAVFGVASVAGPVVGGLFAGMDHFLGFAGWRWVFLVNVPIALAALAVVAKVLNIPHQRVDHRVDFLGAITLTVGLVPLLIVAEQGREWGWGSATAIAMYVVGVLGLVAFVWAEKRAGDEALLPLRLFRKQTFALGNTINFVLGAGMFGGMVSIPLYLQIVQGHSATTAGLMMLPMTLGIMTAAGTSGKITSKTGRYKVFPVVGFAVMTASLFLFSTVGVDTATWQPMALMFTMGLGLGLCMQTLLIAIQNDAEPRDMGVATSSATFFRQIGGTVGAAVFLSVLFSTVGDKIGEALRSAMGTDAFRAALARPENQAFAQQLQSGGASADLNNTEFLSKLDPVLARPFLEGFSSAIDTVFFVGALVTLVGFAIVWFLREVPLSDRSGLERSKDEADAASTIALH; via the coding sequence ATGTCGGAGACGACAACCCAGGCGGGAGCGACGCCACCCGGCGCCGCACTGCTGACCCACCGGCAGATCCTGACGATCCTGTCCGGGCTGCTCATGGGCATGTTCCTGGCCGCGCTCGACCAGATGATCGTCGCGACGGCCATGAAGACCATCGCGGACCACCTGAACGGGCAGACCATCCAGGCCTGGGCGACCACCGCCTACCTGATCACGTCGACGATCACGACGCCGCTGTACGGCAAGCTGTCGGACATCTACGGCCGCAAGCCGATGTACCTCACCGCGATCTCGATGTTCCTGGTCGGCTCGCTGCTGTGCGGCATCGCCAACTCGATGTACGAGCTGGCCGCGTTCCGCGCGGTCCAGGGCCTCGGCGCGGGCGGCCTCATGTCGCTGGCGTTCGCGATCCTGGCCGACATCACCTCGCCGCGCGAGCGCAGCCGGTACGCGGGCTACTTCATGGCCGTCTTCGGCGTCGCCAGCGTCGCGGGCCCGGTCGTCGGCGGCCTGTTCGCGGGCATGGACCACTTCCTCGGCTTCGCGGGCTGGCGCTGGGTGTTCCTGGTGAACGTCCCGATCGCGCTCGCCGCGCTGGCCGTCGTCGCCAAGGTCCTCAACATCCCGCACCAGCGGGTCGACCACCGCGTCGACTTCCTCGGCGCGATCACGCTGACCGTCGGCCTGGTGCCGCTGCTGATCGTGGCCGAGCAGGGCCGCGAGTGGGGCTGGGGCTCGGCCACCGCGATCGCCATGTACGTCGTCGGCGTGCTCGGCCTGGTGGCGTTCGTGTGGGCGGAGAAGCGCGCGGGCGACGAGGCGCTGCTGCCGCTGAGGCTGTTCCGCAAGCAGACCTTCGCGCTCGGCAACACGATCAACTTCGTGCTCGGCGCGGGCATGTTCGGCGGCATGGTCTCCATCCCGCTGTACCTGCAGATCGTGCAGGGCCACTCGGCCACCACGGCGGGCCTGATGATGCTGCCGATGACCCTCGGCATCATGACCGCGGCGGGCACCAGCGGCAAGATCACCTCGAAGACCGGCCGCTACAAGGTGTTCCCGGTCGTCGGCTTCGCGGTCATGACCGCGTCGCTGTTCCTGTTCAGCACGGTCGGCGTGGACACCGCGACCTGGCAGCCGATGGCGCTGATGTTCACCATGGGCCTCGGCCTGGGCCTGTGCATGCAGACCCTGCTCATCGCGATCCAGAACGACGCCGAGCCCCGCGACATGGGCGTGGCGACCTCGTCGGCCACGTTCTTCCGGCAGATCGGCGGCACGGTCGGCGCCGCGGTGTTCCTGTCCGTCCTGTTCAGCACGGTCGGCGACAAGATCGGCGAGGCGCTGCGCTCGGCCATGGGCACCGACGCGTTCCGCGCCGCGCTCGCCCGACCCGAGAACCAGGCGTTCGCGCAGCAGCTCCAGAGCGGCGGCGCGTCGGCGGACCTGAACAACACCGAGTTTCTGTCCAAGCTGGACCCGGTGCTGGCCAGGCCGTTCCTGGAGGGCTTCTCCTCGGCGATCGACACGGTGTTCTTCGTGGGCGCCCTCGTGACCCTGGTCGGGTTCGCGATCGTGTGGTTCCTGCGCGAGGTGCCGCTGTCGGACCGCTCGGGCCTGGAGCGCTCGAAGGACGAGGCCGACGCCGCGTCGACCATCGCCCTGCACTGA
- a CDS encoding inorganic diphosphatase, producing MEFDVTIEIPKGVRNKYEMDHKTGRIRLDRTLFTATQYPADYGFVDDTLGEDGDPLDALVLVQEPTFPGCLIRCRAIGMFRMTDEKGGDDKLLCVPSDDPRSEHLRDIHHLSEFYRLEIQHFFEVYKDLEPGKSVEGATWVGRTEAEAEIVRSYQRLKDAVARGEEH from the coding sequence GTGGAGTTCGACGTCACCATCGAGATCCCCAAGGGGGTCCGCAACAAGTACGAGATGGACCACAAGACGGGGCGCATCAGGCTCGACCGCACCCTGTTCACGGCCACTCAGTACCCGGCGGACTACGGGTTCGTCGATGACACCCTGGGCGAGGACGGTGACCCGCTCGACGCGCTCGTTCTCGTGCAGGAGCCGACCTTCCCCGGCTGCCTGATCCGCTGCCGCGCGATCGGCATGTTCCGGATGACCGACGAGAAGGGCGGCGACGACAAGCTGCTCTGCGTCCCGTCGGACGACCCGCGCTCGGAGCACCTGCGGGACATCCACCACCTGAGCGAGTTCTACCGGCTGGAGATCCAGCACTTCTTCGAGGTCTACAAGGACCTGGAGCCGGGCAAGAGCGTCGAGGGCGCGACCTGGGTCGGCCGCACCGAGGCGGAGGCCGAGATCGTGCGCTCCTACCAGCGCCTCAAGGACGCCGTGGCGCGCGGCGAGGAGCACTGA
- the dacB gene encoding D-alanyl-D-alanine carboxypeptidase/D-alanyl-D-alanine endopeptidase, which translates to MPEEPSWPTVDGDDTDREQVRSPRPADPPTMRIALPKKSGGAEKTELIKIDRLRPPGGPTPRTDLPEAGGESGADAAAAAQQPSGAQRGTAAEQGATPAGPDGDEITRPAGASQAETARPGDEDNRSGGQAGAGGAGAGGAGAAALAAGAAALAAGAAGAQASGAQGGGAQSGGGQAGGGPAGGGKSGPQQSNAPQSGGGQQSGGQQTGDGQQTGGAPSGSTPPGGVPAPGMASGAPAGGFPAPGTPAGGFPAPGTPAGGFPAPGGLLGGEPTRFDPPKSAPLPEAGWPGTRAEVPSFDPARADAQLAAQRAAANRAQNSGRPESGQQQAPGQQGPGQQAGGQQAPGQQGAGQQSPGQQGAGQQGPHQQGIGQQGPGQQGPGHLGAGQQGPGNQAGGQQGPGRQGQGGHGSGPHGTIPPGAIPPGSGQAGAGTGGFGQQGPGRQGPGSQGIRHQGGQSASEQTQKVSVTPGQFTFPPPGQQPGGEQHRAAPPGTIPPGANQSGTIPPGANQSGTIPPGANQPGVADHPGSSADRRDDDAAFAAFAADSDERADVPAQRSKRKRPLVVVGALAAVLVLFGGAALAAVQLGWLETGPTSTTQPPAPPAQVDLAVRALGPDAPAPTPAGVQAVLQGPLANGALGNLTGTVIDPASKTVLWHQGETTPLVPASTVKNLVAAAALLQLDHTTQFTTKVVQGAEPGTVVLVGGGDPTLSSLPEGRSSVYPGAPTLDELVEQVKASGPITEVEYDISRYSAEPGLAPGVDPNDVAAGFITNIGPLMLDGARSDPTKGDTPRTATPAPDAAKALADRLGATVGGKTLAPQAAKVLGEVKSVPLDQLIENMMQLSDNVLAETLAREVAKARNAETSYEGATKAVRDVLTENGFDLTGVITSDASGMSVQNKVPAKLLGDLLTAAARPDAATDPVTTRLRPLLTALAVAGGNGTLKERFAQSPAGKGWIRGKTGTLTEVHSLAGVVVDTDGRLLVFAFMSNGSGDALGARAGLDALAAQLRGCGCS; encoded by the coding sequence GTGCCCGAGGAGCCATCGTGGCCGACCGTCGACGGCGACGACACGGACCGCGAGCAGGTCAGGAGCCCGCGCCCGGCTGATCCGCCGACGATGCGCATCGCGCTGCCGAAGAAGTCGGGCGGCGCCGAGAAGACCGAGCTGATCAAGATCGACCGGTTGAGGCCGCCCGGCGGGCCGACACCGAGGACCGACCTCCCCGAGGCCGGTGGCGAGTCGGGGGCGGACGCCGCAGCCGCAGCTCAGCAGCCCTCCGGGGCGCAGCGCGGGACGGCGGCGGAGCAGGGCGCGACACCGGCGGGACCGGACGGCGACGAGATCACGCGGCCCGCGGGCGCGAGCCAGGCGGAAACCGCCCGACCGGGTGACGAGGACAACCGGTCCGGTGGGCAGGCCGGGGCTGGTGGTGCGGGCGCCGGTGGTGCGGGCGCTGCGGCGCTGGCCGCCGGTGCCGCCGCGCTGGCGGCGGGGGCCGCCGGTGCGCAGGCAAGTGGTGCGCAGGGGGGTGGTGCGCAGTCCGGTGGCGGACAGGCAGGCGGTGGTCCTGCGGGCGGCGGGAAGTCCGGCCCCCAGCAGTCGAACGCGCCGCAGTCCGGTGGCGGACAGCAGAGTGGCGGACAGCAGACCGGTGACGGACAGCAGACCGGTGGCGCGCCTTCGGGCAGCACCCCGCCCGGTGGCGTCCCCGCACCGGGTATGGCCTCCGGCGCTCCGGCTGGTGGTTTCCCGGCTCCTGGCACTCCTGCCGGCGGGTTTCCCGCTCCCGGCACTCCGGCGGGTGGGTTTCCCGCTCCCGGCGGCCTCCTCGGTGGCGAGCCGACGCGGTTCGACCCGCCCAAGTCCGCCCCGCTGCCCGAGGCCGGGTGGCCGGGGACGCGGGCCGAGGTGCCCTCGTTCGACCCCGCGCGCGCCGACGCCCAGCTCGCCGCGCAGCGCGCCGCCGCCAACCGCGCCCAGAACTCGGGCCGACCGGAGAGCGGCCAGCAGCAAGCACCCGGCCAGCAGGGACCTGGTCAGCAAGCAGGCGGCCAGCAAGCACCCGGTCAGCAAGGGGCCGGTCAGCAAAGTCCTGGCCAGCAGGGAGCCGGTCAGCAAGGCCCTCACCAGCAGGGAATCGGCCAGCAGGGACCTGGTCAGCAAGGACCCGGTCACCTAGGGGCTGGCCAGCAGGGGCCCGGTAACCAAGCGGGCGGCCAGCAGGGGCCCGGCAGGCAGGGGCAGGGCGGCCACGGGAGTGGTCCGCACGGCACCATCCCGCCCGGCGCCATCCCTCCCGGCTCCGGGCAGGCCGGTGCGGGAACGGGTGGGTTCGGGCAGCAGGGACCGGGCAGGCAGGGGCCGGGGAGCCAGGGCATCCGGCACCAGGGTGGTCAGAGCGCGTCCGAGCAGACCCAGAAGGTCAGCGTCACCCCCGGCCAGTTCACCTTCCCGCCGCCCGGCCAGCAGCCCGGCGGTGAGCAGCACCGCGCCGCGCCGCCCGGCACCATCCCGCCCGGCGCCAACCAGTCCGGCACCATCCCGCCCGGCGCCAACCAGTCCGGCACCATCCCACCCGGCGCCAACCAGCCCGGCGTCGCCGACCACCCCGGCTCCTCCGCCGACCGGCGGGACGACGACGCGGCCTTCGCCGCCTTCGCCGCCGACTCCGACGAGCGGGCCGACGTGCCCGCCCAGCGGTCCAAGCGCAAGCGGCCCCTGGTGGTCGTCGGCGCGCTCGCCGCCGTGCTCGTCCTGTTCGGCGGCGCGGCGCTGGCCGCCGTGCAGCTCGGCTGGCTGGAGACCGGGCCCACCTCCACCACCCAGCCGCCCGCGCCACCGGCCCAGGTCGACCTCGCGGTGCGCGCCCTCGGCCCCGACGCCCCCGCGCCCACCCCGGCGGGCGTGCAGGCCGTGCTGCAGGGGCCGCTCGCCAACGGCGCCCTCGGCAACCTCACCGGCACCGTCATCGACCCCGCCAGCAAGACCGTGCTCTGGCACCAGGGCGAGACCACCCCGCTCGTGCCCGCGTCCACGGTGAAGAACCTGGTCGCCGCAGCCGCGCTGCTCCAGCTCGACCACACCACCCAGTTCACCACCAAGGTCGTGCAGGGCGCCGAGCCCGGCACCGTGGTCCTGGTCGGCGGCGGCGACCCGACGCTGTCCTCGCTGCCCGAGGGCCGCTCGTCGGTCTACCCCGGCGCGCCCACCCTGGACGAGCTGGTCGAGCAGGTGAAGGCCTCCGGGCCGATCACCGAGGTCGAGTACGACATCAGCCGCTACAGCGCCGAGCCCGGCCTCGCCCCCGGCGTCGACCCGAACGACGTCGCGGCCGGCTTCATCACGAACATCGGCCCGCTGATGCTCGACGGCGCCCGCTCCGACCCCACCAAGGGCGACACGCCGCGCACCGCCACCCCCGCGCCCGACGCCGCGAAGGCGCTGGCCGACCGGCTGGGCGCGACCGTCGGCGGCAAGACCCTCGCGCCCCAGGCCGCGAAGGTCCTCGGCGAGGTCAAGTCCGTCCCGCTCGACCAGCTGATCGAGAACATGATGCAGCTGTCGGACAACGTGCTCGCCGAGACGCTGGCCCGCGAGGTCGCCAAGGCGCGCAACGCCGAGACCTCCTACGAGGGCGCCACCAAGGCCGTGCGGGACGTGCTCACCGAGAACGGCTTCGACCTGACCGGCGTCATCACCTCCGACGCCAGCGGCATGAGCGTGCAGAACAAGGTCCCCGCCAAGCTCCTCGGCGACCTGCTCACCGCCGCCGCGCGCCCCGACGCCGCCACCGACCCGGTCACCACCCGCCTGCGCCCGCTGCTCACCGCCCTCGCCGTCGCGGGCGGCAACGGCACCCTGAAGGAGCGGTTCGCGCAGTCCCCCGCGGGCAAGGGCTGGATCCGGGGCAAGACCGGCACGCTCACCGAGGTGCACAGCCTCGCGGGCGTCGTGGTGGACACCGACGGCAGGCTGCTGGTGTTCGCGTTCATGTCCAACGGCAGCGGCGACGCCCTCGGGGCGCGCGCCGGGCTCGACGCGCTGGCCGCCCAGCTCAGGGGTTGCGGCTGTTCGTGA
- a CDS encoding zinc-dependent metalloprotease, giving the protein MTQQDRAASIDWEVAVSTAARLVRPGPVVPRAEADVAVGRLRELAVDAEAHVRELTGLGHGLPLRAGEVVDRPGWVRAAAQGLSVLTDSAAPRQGGVLSGVVSGTAGVQAGVVLAFLSSRVLGQYDPFSGDGRLLLVAPNIVGTQRALNVPGEDFSMWVCLHECTHRLQFTGVPWLAGHFSGLVTELLESMDNESPRLRDLPKRLREADGPVGLIELFQTPEQRAALDRLIAVSTLLEGHADHVMDAVGPDVVPSVAVIRRRFTDRRSGGGLLDRVLRSLLGVEAKVRQYAEGAAFTRHVVDEVGMTGFNAVWSAPEALPTRAEIADPAAWLRRVAP; this is encoded by the coding sequence GTGACTCAGCAGGACCGGGCGGCGTCGATCGACTGGGAGGTCGCCGTCTCCACGGCGGCCCGCCTGGTCCGCCCCGGACCGGTGGTGCCCAGGGCCGAGGCCGACGTCGCGGTCGGCAGGCTGCGCGAGCTGGCGGTGGACGCCGAGGCGCACGTCCGGGAGCTGACGGGCCTCGGCCACGGGCTGCCGCTGCGCGCGGGCGAGGTCGTCGACCGGCCGGGCTGGGTGCGCGCCGCGGCCCAGGGGCTGTCGGTGCTCACCGACAGCGCCGCGCCCCGGCAGGGCGGCGTGCTCAGCGGGGTCGTGTCGGGCACGGCGGGGGTGCAGGCGGGCGTGGTGCTCGCGTTCCTCAGCTCCCGCGTGCTCGGCCAGTACGACCCGTTCTCCGGCGACGGCAGGCTGCTGCTGGTCGCCCCGAACATCGTCGGCACCCAGCGCGCGCTGAACGTGCCCGGCGAGGACTTCAGCATGTGGGTGTGCCTGCACGAGTGCACCCACCGGCTCCAGTTCACCGGCGTCCCGTGGCTGGCCGGGCACTTCTCCGGCCTGGTCACCGAGCTGCTGGAGAGCATGGACAACGAGTCGCCCCGGCTGCGCGACCTGCCCAAGCGGCTGCGCGAGGCGGACGGGCCGGTCGGGCTGATCGAGCTGTTCCAGACGCCCGAGCAGCGCGCCGCGCTCGACCGGCTGATCGCGGTGTCCACCCTGCTGGAGGGGCACGCCGACCACGTCATGGACGCGGTCGGGCCGGACGTGGTGCCGTCCGTCGCGGTGATCCGGCGGCGGTTCACCGACCGGCGCTCCGGGGGTGGGCTGCTGGACCGGGTGCTGCGCTCGCTGCTGGGCGTGGAGGCCAAGGTCAGGCAGTACGCGGAGGGCGCCGCGTTCACCAGGCACGTGGTGGACGAGGTCGGCATGACCGGGTTCAACGCGGTGTGGAGCGCCCCCGAGGCGCTGCCGACCCGCGCCGAGATCGCCGACCCCGCCGCCTGGCTGCGCCGCGTCGCGCCGTGA
- the tilS gene encoding tRNA lysidine(34) synthetase TilS, with product MTPAANGPLSRVRTAVRRFLAEHRPARVAVAVSGGADSLALAACTAALTSGARAVVVDHGLQEGSAEVAERAARTCAELGLDAQVRRVEVTGGGGPEAAARRARYAALRPERGLVLLGHTLDDQAETVLLGLGRGSGPRSIAGMRELDAPWGRPLLGVSRADTEGACAELGLSPWSDPHNADPAFTRVRLRREVLPLLEEVLQGGVARALARTAAQLREDNDALDDLADAFAGDRGAVADLAPLPVALRRRVLRRWLLAEGVPELSDSHLRAVDALVRTGAGGGGVWVPGGFVVRRARGRLRVDPVQA from the coding sequence GTGACCCCGGCCGCCAACGGGCCGCTGTCGCGGGTCCGGACGGCGGTGCGGCGGTTCCTCGCCGAGCACCGCCCCGCGCGGGTCGCGGTGGCGGTGTCCGGCGGGGCCGACTCGCTGGCGCTCGCCGCCTGCACCGCCGCGCTGACCAGCGGCGCGCGGGCCGTCGTGGTCGACCACGGGCTCCAGGAGGGCTCGGCCGAGGTCGCCGAGCGGGCCGCCCGCACGTGCGCCGAGCTGGGCCTGGACGCGCAGGTGCGGCGGGTCGAGGTGACCGGGGGCGGCGGCCCGGAGGCGGCGGCCCGGCGCGCCCGGTACGCCGCGCTGCGCCCCGAGCGCGGCCTGGTGCTGCTCGGGCACACCCTGGACGACCAGGCCGAGACCGTGCTGCTGGGCCTCGGCCGGGGCTCCGGGCCCCGCTCGATCGCCGGGATGCGCGAGCTGGACGCGCCGTGGGGCCGCCCGCTGCTGGGCGTGAGCAGGGCGGACACCGAGGGCGCCTGCGCCGAGCTGGGCCTTTCCCCGTGGTCGGACCCGCACAACGCCGACCCCGCGTTCACCAGGGTGCGGCTGCGCCGCGAGGTGCTGCCGCTGCTGGAGGAGGTGCTGCAGGGCGGGGTGGCGCGGGCGCTGGCCCGCACCGCCGCCCAGCTGCGCGAGGACAACGACGCGCTGGACGACCTCGCGGACGCGTTCGCGGGCGACCGGGGCGCGGTCGCGGACCTCGCGCCGCTGCCGGTGGCCCTGCGCAGGCGGGTGCTGCGGCGGTGGCTGCTCGCCGAGGGTGTGCCCGAGTTGTCCGATTCGCACCTGCGCGCGGTGGACGCCCTCGTGCGGACCGGCGCCGGTGGTGGTGGGGTGTGGGTACCCGGCGGCTTTGTGGTGCGCCGGGCACGTGGCAGGCTGCGGGTTGACCCAGTCCAGGCATGA